Sequence from the Schistocerca gregaria isolate iqSchGreg1 unplaced genomic scaffold, iqSchGreg1.2 ptg001247l, whole genome shotgun sequence genome:
GCTCACCTCCCTCTTGAGCGGATACTCAAGCTTCCAGATGTGGCCGCTTTTTGCACGGGTCCTCTTCAGTCGACGGCGCCTGGTTCGAGTGCGAGACGAAATAAGCCtgctttctgaaatttttctcCTGCAGCAGAAAGTCCAGTACAGTTTCTGCACACAAAGGACCGTCAAACGCCTCCACCAGACTGGTTGACTCCTTGTCAATGTCTAAGCTCGGAAGACCGTCCGGACAAATCGACACATCGTACACGAGAATTGGCGACGAATGTACAGCAAGTCCAGCTATCCACAACTTGGACTGGGCATCAACCGCAATTTTAGTGGGAATTAAGTTAATGCGGCAACTCTTTAGGTGTTTCAGGCTAATCTCGCCATTTTTGACGACGCCATAAAATAATAAATAGTCCAACAATTCTATGCCTATCACGACCAGGTTTTTTTCCTTGAGATAAAGAATATTGGTGGCCACAACTCCCGTCTGGGAATAGCGTCTTCTCAACTCACAGGAAAGTCCCTCAAAATGGTCCACAATATCTGAGAGGTCCGCCGCGGCCAACTGCCTCCCGCATGTATAGTCCCACGCAATTAGCCGACTGTCACCTCCAGCCGATAAAAGTATGTCGAGACCATCGCGTTCATTCCGAACTATGCAAAGGCTGGATACAAACTGCGTGTGTCCGAGGCAAAAACACAGAATATCGTAGGCGTGAGGCCACCTTGACACCCGAATTTTTTCATCCTTGTCAGCTGAGACGAGCACGGAATGTCGATCCGCGTCGGAATTTGAAGCTGGAGACGCAATGAGGAATTCAGTAACGGTTGAGTAATGACCCAGAGGCACTCTCGGCTTGTCCCAGCGTAGACTCAAATGAACCGGTGTTCCAGTTGCATCAATTtgaaaacagtaaaggaaaaacgTGCCAAATTTGTCGGCACACAAAATAGAAGACTCATTCTCCCATTGAATCTTGACCAACTTTTTCGAAAGTTTGCTAAAAACAAAAGTCAAAAAACGGTCGCAGATAACTTAAACCCGTGGCATACCTCTCATAGCAACACGCAAATCCGGCCCCCTCATCCGTCGAACAAGGGCAGTttaagtcaaaaatcgaaaacttttTACTTTGAAATGCGACGGCCAAAAGACGACCCGAGCCATCTATTGAACATGTCCTAACGTAGTCTTTGAATCTCAATTTTACTATTGCAACGGATGAAGACGACCGTGCAAATGGCCCAAAAGCTATCAAATACAGAGAATAATCTACAGCAAACAAAGCCACTTGATCGGTATCTGATGGCACCCATGTTGCTCGATCAGTTGTATTTATCTTGTTACAAGAAAGGGCATAACCCACGCGTTTGCCTTTCAATAGCTCATCGTCGTTCATCTCTTTTTCGGCATAAAAAAGATGAATCGACCTGAAAAAATAAATCCATGAAAAAAAATTTTTGCCATAAATACATCTGTCACCCGAATGCTATTTCTCTGTGCCTGTTTACCGACATTCCAGAATCCTAGCACTCCTCCTCACTCaaaaagaatcagaaaataaaaacctGAATTCGCGTGACGAAAACTGCCTACTCATCCAACCTTCTCGAGCAATTCACCTTCTTTCACAACGCTCAATTGAGCAAGTTCATTGATGAGCTCATCTTCTTGCATATCTTGTACGTCTCGTATCTCAGCCTCGTCGGCAGTTAATTCAACCGGGGACAAACTGCCATCCTTCGTCCTTTTCAACAATTCCctcaattcttcctcctcttcttccgaAGGCTCGTCCGCGCCCAACACTCCCACAGACTCTATCTCTTCGTATCGATCCATCACATCCGTCAAAGATTCCTTCAAATCGTACAGCTGATCGACAACAACCTTGTCGGTCATCTGATTCAACGCAGATGACCCTGTTTGAAGTACTTCAAATATTTCATAAGACAACTTTCCTTGTTCTATCTTAGTCAAAATTTCTTCGAGCCTCTCCTGAACTTTACAAATCTGTTCAAGCATCTTCTCAAACCGCTTTTTGCGACGCAGAAGATGTACTGCTACGCTCTTTGAAGAAAACGCCTCTAAAATTTTTTCGTGCGTCCTACAAAAAAAGCAGTAAACAACTTGTTCTAcggataaccaaaaaaaaaaacgtactcTTTTATATTAGACGACACAATTTGCATTCTTTCATTcaaatactcaatggtagaacaaagacTTAAAATTCCAAGATCAACTTCATTTACTTTCTTCTCGGCTTCGTCAGTGTAGAACTTGAGGCAGCATTTGCCCTTTACCTTGAAGACAGTAACTGGAAGCAAAGGAACCAAAATCTTCAAGTAATTTATTTTCAACGTTTTCTCCAGCTCCTCAAGTGTAAAAACGTGTCTCTTCGACTGATAGATGCTCTTGATTTGTTCTACCAGCCTCTCAGACCTTTCCTAAAGACACCACGTTAGCGCCACACCGACGACCCGCCACAGTCTCCCTGAAACCTAGCTTCACATACCTTAGCCACAGGGAAGATTACGTAAACTTTGTCCTCAGGCATAGCTCTTTGGGACCTCTCAGAGAGCGCGCCTATAACCCCAGAAAGAATGCTCTTGAACCAAACACCCCACGAATAATAAGTACGGGAACCAAAACTTTCTAACGGGACCAGTATTTGACGTTGAACCATCTCTTTCTAAAATGTGCAAACGGATAACTTTAGCGCCGAAACAACTACTTTTTGTAACAACAAACAAAACATACTACAACGGTTTCCATACCCATTGGAACTATTCCTTTTCTGCACATCATCGacttcagactgttcaatgaacaaGTGGGCGACTTCTTCGAGAGAACGGCATGCTTCGCGTACAAATTGACAATTAGGTTTTGCCAAAAATTCActttattattgtaatttattaGCTGTTCTGAACTGTGATTAAAGGGGAGATGAAGAGGTCCAAACAGCGCAGCCATTTTTTCATCTGAAGACCACTCCTCTGGAAGAACAGAGCTGTCTGTGAGCGCCAAACTCGAAACTTCTGCTGAGTCGAatgtcatattatttttaaatttcgcTAATGGAGCAAAGCTAATCGCCGATAGCACATATAGTTTCTCCTTCAATAGTCTCTATTCACGTCATAGGAGAGCGGTATCAAGCATGCCTAAAATACCACTATGGATTCTCAATAAATCGGAGGATAGATGTGAGTGGGCTGAACGATAATGTGTAAAAAAATATTTaggatgtaaaaaaaattattttaactttttCTTGGATTTCAAGTTCTTGGCTTTTGAGGTTGAGACTTTCACGTCTGCAAGAAATTCATCTTCCGACGATTCGAGTTCAGTTTCTCCCTCGACTAGTtggtcatcagaaacctcatttttGGCAAACTTTTTTTTCGAGATAACGTTATGAATTCTGGAGTTGTAGGCTctggtaaaagctgtcttggttgcAGTAGGAATAGAGTTAAGCATATCCGAGATCTGAGATGGAAATTTACTGTAGTTCGCAATTTCCAGTACGGTATCTCTTCCTTCTTTCGATATGAAATAAGTATCCATAAAGTCGATGACGGACTGAATTGGGGTGCTTCCTCCTTCAGTGAGCGGATGAAAGAGCTTTTTTACTAAAACTGGCATATAGTCGAACAAAATAGCGTAGGAAGAGGCGTTGTTTGTCCGCATGCTCATTTCTTTTGACAGCTGCTCGAgcagaaattgt
This genomic interval carries:
- the LOC126330073 gene encoding uncharacterized protein LOC126330073 isoform X2, producing MVQRQILVPLESFGSRTYYSWGVWFKSILSGVIGALSERSQRAMPEDKVYVIFPVAKERSERLVEQIKSIYQSKRHVFTLEELEKTLKINYLKILVPLLPVTVFKVKGKCCLKFYTDEAEKKVNEVDLGILSLCSTIEYLNERMQIVSSNIKETHEKILEAFSSKSVAVHLLRRKKRFEKMLEQICKVQERLEEILTKIEQGKLSYEIFEVLQTGSSALNQMTDKVVVDQLYDLKESLTDVMDRYEEIESVGVLGADEPSEEEEEELRELLKRTKDGSLSPVELTADEAEIRDVQDMQEDELINELAQLSVVKEGELLEKVG
- the LOC126330073 gene encoding tRNA (guanine-N(7)-)-methyltransferase non-catalytic subunit wdr4-like isoform X1 codes for the protein MNDDELLKGKRVGYALSCNKINTTDRATWVPSDTDQVALFAVDYSLYLIAFGPFARSSSSVAIVKLRFKDYVRTCSIDGSGRLLAVAFQSKKFSIFDLNCPCSTDEGAGFACCYESKLSKKLVKIQWENESSILCADKFGTFFLYCFQIDATGTPVHLSLRWDKPRVPLGHYSTVTEFLIASPASNSDADRHSVLVSADKDEKIRVSRWPHAYDILCFCLGHTQFVSSLCIVRNERDGLDILLSAGGDSRLIAWDYTCGRQLAAADLSDIVDHFEGLSCELRRRYSQTGVVATNILYLKEKNLVVIGIELLDYLLFYGVVKNGEISLKHLKSCRINLIPTKIAVDAQSKLWIAGLAVHSSPILVYDVSICPDGLPSLDIDKESTSLVEAFDGPLCAETVLDFLLQEKNFRKQAYFVSHSNQAPSTEEDPCKKRPHLEA